The following are encoded together in the candidate division WOR-3 bacterium genome:
- a CDS encoding endonuclease domain-containing protein — translation MKLTPQNKIILKRLRGNMTLAEKRLWYKIRDKQLGVKFRRQQMIGRYIVDFVCFEKKLIIEVDGSGHFESRGDKIRDRWLRAQGYMVLRFWNNDVLRNIDGVMEVIISELSPSPLSPPLKGGEVSVSRRPFKKEEIEEGESLLKFGESENGGK, via the coding sequence ATGAAACTAACCCCACAAAACAAAATAATATTAAAACGCCTAAGAGGTAATATGACCTTAGCAGAAAAAAGATTATGGTATAAGATACGAGATAAACAATTAGGTGTAAAATTTCGAAGACAGCAGATGATAGGACGCTATATTGTGGATTTTGTCTGTTTTGAGAAAAAATTGATTATTGAGGTTGATGGCAGTGGGCATTTTGAGAGCAGGGGTGATAAAATAAGGGATAGGTGGCTTCGGGCACAAGGATACATGGTATTAAGATTTTGGAATAACGATGTATTGAGAAATATTGATGGGGTGATGGAAGTGATAATCAGTGAATTGTCACCCTCCCCTTTATCCCCTCCCCTCAAGGGAGGGGAAGTTTCAGTAAGTCGAAGGCCCTTCAAAAAAGAGGAAATTGAAGAAGGCGAAAGCCTTCTCAAGTTTGGAGAATCAGAAAATGGAGGTAAATAG